The following proteins come from a genomic window of Oscillatoria sp. FACHB-1407:
- the lhgO gene encoding L-2-hydroxyglutarate oxidase: MYDFAIIGGGIVGLSTGMALGQRYPDAKILVLEKEDRWAFHQTGNNSGVIHSGVYYKPGSFKAKFCRDGCQSMVDFCQKHNIPHEVCGKVIIATEEKELPLLENLFQRGLQNGIPVRRITGEEVLEYEPHVSAIAGIHVQTTGIADYKKVCQKYADLIREQGGDLRLSTKVLRIVKTAKGQMLETSQGEFETRFVINCAGLHSDRVAKLNNVDPQAKIVPFRGEYYELVPEKRHLVKGLIYPVPNPDFPFLGVHFTRMIDGTVHAGPNAVLSLKREGYHKTDIDLRDFAEVMTYPGFWKLAAKHYDEGIKEIIRSFSKAAFVASLQRLIPEVRSEDVIPTHAGVRAQALMHDGKLVDDFLIVEGEHSIHVCNAPSPAATSSLEIGKAVVERVPAPDHLKPAFV, translated from the coding sequence ATGTACGATTTTGCAATTATTGGTGGTGGCATTGTTGGTCTTTCCACCGGCATGGCACTGGGGCAGCGTTATCCGGATGCCAAGATCCTCGTGCTTGAGAAAGAAGACCGCTGGGCGTTTCACCAAACGGGTAACAATAGTGGCGTAATTCACTCTGGTGTGTATTACAAGCCCGGTAGTTTTAAGGCAAAGTTTTGCCGGGATGGTTGCCAGTCGATGGTGGACTTTTGCCAAAAGCACAACATTCCCCATGAGGTGTGTGGCAAGGTCATCATCGCGACTGAAGAGAAGGAATTGCCCCTGCTCGAAAACCTGTTTCAACGGGGACTGCAAAACGGTATTCCAGTCCGCCGGATTACAGGAGAAGAGGTGCTGGAGTATGAGCCTCATGTCAGTGCGATCGCCGGGATTCACGTCCAGACCACGGGCATCGCTGACTACAAGAAAGTCTGCCAAAAATATGCTGACTTGATTCGTGAGCAGGGCGGTGATCTGCGCTTGAGCACCAAAGTGTTGCGCATTGTCAAAACTGCGAAAGGGCAGATGTTGGAAACGAGCCAAGGGGAGTTTGAAACTCGCTTTGTGATCAACTGTGCGGGGTTACATAGCGATCGCGTCGCAAAGCTTAACAACGTCGATCCACAAGCCAAAATTGTGCCTTTCCGGGGAGAATATTACGAACTGGTTCCTGAAAAACGCCATCTGGTTAAAGGATTGATTTATCCCGTTCCCAATCCTGACTTCCCCTTCCTGGGGGTTCACTTTACCCGTATGATCGATGGCACGGTTCACGCAGGTCCAAATGCGGTACTCAGTCTCAAGCGCGAAGGCTATCATAAGACCGACATCGACCTCCGTGATTTTGCAGAAGTCATGACCTATCCCGGATTTTGGAAATTAGCCGCGAAACATTACGACGAGGGCATCAAGGAGATTATTCGCTCCTTCAGTAAAGCGGCGTTCGTTGCAAGCTTGCAGCGATTGATTCCAGAGGTCCGCTCCGAAGACGTGATTCCAACCCACGCTGGAGTGCGGGCACAGGCACTCATGCACGACGGCAAACTAGTGGATGACTTTTTGATTGTTGAAGGGGAACACTCCATTCACGTTTGCAACGCTCCTTCTCCTGCTGCGACCTCTTCTCTGGAAATTGGTAAAGCAGTTGTAGAGCGAGTTCCCGCTCCTGATCATCTAAAACCTGCATTTGTATAG
- the rfbF gene encoding glucose-1-phosphate cytidylyltransferase, translated as MKAVILAGGLGTRLSEETTIKPKPMVEVGGQPILWHIMKIYSAHGINDFIICCGYKGYVIKEYFANYFLRMSDVTFDMRFNQMNIHSGYAEPWRVTLVDTGESTLTGGRLKRVREHIGNETFCFTYGDGVSNIDVTKLVEFHKSQGGLATLTAVQPPGRFGAISLGQEQTKIESFHEKPGGDGAWINGGYFVLEPEVINYIADDSTIWEQEPLQKLAHDGHLSAFKHDGFWQPMDTLKDKNYLEGLWQSNKAPWKVW; from the coding sequence ATGAAAGCAGTAATTTTGGCTGGAGGTTTGGGAACTCGTTTGAGCGAGGAGACTACGATTAAACCAAAACCAATGGTTGAAGTCGGTGGGCAACCGATTCTCTGGCACATTATGAAAATTTATTCTGCACACGGAATCAACGATTTCATTATTTGTTGTGGCTACAAAGGTTACGTTATTAAAGAGTATTTTGCTAACTACTTTTTACGTATGTCAGATGTCACCTTTGACATGCGGTTTAATCAAATGAATATTCACTCTGGGTATGCTGAACCCTGGCGTGTGACGTTAGTCGATACAGGTGAATCTACCCTCACAGGAGGTCGTCTAAAGCGTGTGCGTGAACACATCGGCAATGAAACCTTTTGTTTCACCTATGGTGACGGTGTGAGCAATATTGACGTTACAAAGTTGGTGGAATTCCATAAATCTCAAGGTGGGCTAGCTACATTAACCGCTGTTCAACCTCCGGGACGTTTTGGTGCCATCTCACTGGGGCAGGAACAAACTAAAATTGAGAGCTTCCATGAAAAGCCCGGTGGAGATGGAGCCTGGATCAATGGAGGTTACTTTGTGTTAGAGCCAGAAGTGATCAACTATATCGCCGATGACTCCACTATTTGGGAACAGGAACCCCTGCAAAAGTTGGCTCATGATGGTCACCTTTCAGCATTTAAGCATGATGGTTTTTGGCAACCCATGGACACCCTCAAAGACAAAAACTATCTAGAGGGACTCTGGCAGAGCAACAAAGCACCCTGGAAGGTTTGGTAG
- a CDS encoding transposase: protein MLNLNLTHLIDDAKCYETVRQMRWKSGVCCPKCNSERVNKRGKDETQPERQRYLCKGCGAHFDDLTDTIFAGHHQPLRMWLLCLYLMGLNLSNQQIAQELDLDKDVVQDMTTQLRQGIALCQPEVTLSGEVECDEVYVTAGHKGHPEAVRKKGAKDGATASKGFGVEARLKKKNHRFSA, encoded by the coding sequence ATGCTCAACCTGAACCTCACGCATCTGATAGACGATGCCAAATGCTACGAGACGGTGCGCCAGATGCGCTGGAAATCGGGTGTTTGCTGCCCCAAGTGTAACAGTGAGAGGGTGAACAAACGCGGCAAGGATGAGACTCAACCTGAGCGTCAACGGTATTTGTGTAAGGGGTGCGGTGCTCACTTTGATGACCTCACCGATACGATTTTTGCCGGACACCATCAACCATTACGGATGTGGCTATTGTGCCTGTATTTGATGGGACTAAACCTGTCAAATCAGCAAATTGCCCAAGAGCTAGACCTTGACAAAGATGTCGTGCAGGATATGACCACTCAACTGCGTCAGGGGATTGCCTTGTGTCAACCGGAGGTGACCTTGTCCGGCGAGGTGGAATGCGATGAGGTCTATGTTACGGCAGGACATAAGGGTCATCCTGAAGCGGTCAGAAAAAAGGGCGCCAAGGACGGCGCAACCGCCTCAAAGGGGTTCGGGGTCGAGGCACGCTTGAAAAAGAAAAACCACCGATTTTCGGCATGA
- the murJ gene encoding murein biosynthesis integral membrane protein MurJ has translation MTDSNKPTRSLAGIAGIVAIATLVSKIFGLVRQQAIAAAFGVGAAADAYNYAYVIPGFLLVLLGGINGPFHSAIVSVVAKRRKEDIAPLVETITTLVGAVLLVVTVLLILFAEPLVDLVAPGLGRSPEGLQIRAIAIQQFRIMSPMALLAGLIGIGFGTLNAADHYWLPSISPLFSSVTVLIGLGVLALQLGGNITNPEYALLGGLVLAWGTLAGAVLQWLVQVPAQWKAGLGKLRLRFDFNQPAIREVTKIMGPATLSSGMMQINVYTALFFASFIPQAAAALGYANLLVQTPLGIISNVILVPLLPIFSRLAAPEHWGELKGRIRQGLILTAVTMLPLSALMITLAFPIVRVVYERFAFNEDASQLVTSVLIAYGIGMFFYLGRDVIVRVFYGLGDGDTPFRVSVFNIFLNALLCYFFVGPFGAPGLVFATVGVNFFSMVTLLFLLDRRLNGLPWREWLIPTAGLTVSSVIAGVACWGALQGCERVLGTEGLLIQLIQLAIAGSVGVIVFVLCALQLRLPEVEQVGDRLRQRFFRSRNGN, from the coding sequence GTGACTGATTCAAACAAGCCAACTCGCTCCCTCGCTGGCATTGCCGGAATTGTGGCGATCGCCACTCTGGTGAGCAAAATTTTTGGACTGGTGCGTCAGCAAGCGATCGCCGCTGCTTTTGGAGTCGGTGCTGCCGCAGATGCCTACAACTATGCCTACGTGATTCCGGGGTTTCTGCTGGTGTTGCTGGGGGGCATCAACGGTCCCTTTCACAGTGCGATCGTCAGCGTCGTTGCCAAACGCCGTAAAGAAGACATTGCCCCGCTAGTAGAAACGATTACTACGCTGGTGGGTGCGGTGTTGCTGGTCGTCACAGTGTTGCTGATCCTGTTTGCAGAACCGTTGGTGGATCTGGTTGCACCAGGGTTGGGGCGATCGCCAGAGGGGTTACAAATTCGGGCGATCGCGATTCAGCAATTTCGTATCATGTCACCCATGGCACTGCTAGCGGGTTTGATTGGCATTGGCTTTGGCACGTTGAATGCAGCAGATCACTACTGGCTACCATCCATCAGCCCTCTGTTCTCCAGTGTGACAGTGTTAATTGGGTTGGGCGTTTTAGCATTGCAACTCGGTGGCAACATCACCAATCCCGAATATGCGCTCTTAGGTGGACTGGTGCTTGCTTGGGGAACGTTAGCTGGAGCCGTGTTGCAGTGGCTCGTGCAGGTGCCTGCCCAATGGAAAGCGGGGTTGGGCAAGTTGCGGTTACGGTTTGACTTCAATCAACCTGCGATTCGGGAAGTCACCAAAATTATGGGACCTGCAACCCTGTCATCGGGGATGATGCAGATCAATGTCTACACTGCTCTGTTTTTTGCTTCTTTCATTCCGCAAGCCGCTGCTGCTTTGGGTTACGCCAACCTGTTGGTACAAACCCCATTGGGAATTATTTCTAACGTTATCCTGGTTCCCTTACTACCCATCTTCTCGCGGCTAGCGGCTCCCGAACATTGGGGAGAGTTAAAGGGACGCATTCGGCAAGGGCTGATTCTCACCGCTGTAACCATGTTGCCGTTGAGTGCGTTGATGATTACCCTCGCGTTTCCGATTGTGCGAGTCGTCTATGAGCGATTTGCCTTCAACGAAGACGCTTCACAACTCGTGACCTCGGTGCTGATTGCCTATGGGATTGGCATGTTCTTTTACCTGGGGCGAGATGTGATCGTGCGCGTCTTCTATGGCTTGGGAGATGGCGATACCCCGTTTCGGGTCAGTGTGTTCAACATCTTTTTGAATGCCCTCCTCTGCTATTTCTTTGTGGGGCCATTTGGAGCACCTGGACTCGTCTTTGCCACAGTCGGAGTTAACTTTTTCTCAATGGTGACGTTATTGTTCTTGCTCGATCGCCGCTTGAATGGGTTACCCTGGCGTGAGTGGCTCATTCCCACGGCGGGATTAACGGTTAGTAGCGTGATTGCGGGGGTTGCCTGTTGGGGAGCACTGCAAGGTTGTGAACGGGTGTTGGGCACCGAGGGGTTGCTGATCCAACTCATTCAACTTGCCATTGCCGGATCAGTAGGCGTGATTGTCTTCGTGTTGTGTGCGCTGCAATTGCGGTTGCCCGAAGTTGAACAGGTAGGCGATCGCCTCCGTCAAAGGTTCTTCAGAAGCCGCAATGGAAACTGA
- the rfbC gene encoding dTDP-4-dehydrorhamnose 3,5-epimerase, with amino-acid sequence MIFTETKLKGAFILDLEHREDSRGFFARTFCAKEFEAHGLKPTVAQCNLSFNHKAGTMRGMHYQIPPAAETKLVRCTRGAIYDVIIDLRPDSPTYMEYIGVELTEDNRRALYVPELFAHGYLALTDGAEVGYQVGEFYTPGYERGIRYDDPAFKIEWPIPITVISDKDAAWAPFEPAKVGV; translated from the coding sequence ATGATCTTTACTGAAACCAAACTCAAAGGTGCTTTTATTTTGGATCTAGAGCACCGGGAAGACAGTCGCGGCTTCTTCGCCCGCACCTTCTGTGCCAAAGAATTTGAAGCGCATGGATTAAAGCCCACCGTGGCACAGTGCAACCTGTCCTTTAACCACAAAGCAGGCACGATGCGAGGAATGCATTACCAGATTCCCCCAGCGGCAGAAACCAAATTGGTACGCTGTACTCGTGGAGCCATCTACGATGTGATTATTGACCTGCGCCCCGACTCCCCAACTTACATGGAGTATATCGGCGTGGAATTGACCGAAGACAACCGTCGGGCACTCTACGTTCCGGAATTGTTTGCGCACGGTTATCTAGCGTTAACCGATGGTGCCGAGGTGGGCTATCAGGTGGGTGAGTTTTACACCCCTGGCTACGAGCGCGGCATTCGCTATGATGACCCGGCGTTTAAGATTGAGTGGCCCATCCCTATTACAGTCATTTCCGATAAGGATGCAGCCTGGGCACCCTTTGAACCCGCCAAAGTAGGAGTTTAA
- a CDS encoding NAD-dependent epimerase/dehydratase family protein: protein MKVLVTGTEGYLGSLFAPLLMEKGHDVIGVDTGFYKVGWLYNATERTPKTLNKDIRHITVEDLEGVDAIVHMAELSNDPTGQLSPTITYDINHKGSVRLAELAKKAGVPRFVYMSSCSVYGVATEGDVTEESAVNPQTAYAECKTLVERDVKPMADDNFSPTFMRNATAFGASPRMRFDIVLNNLSGLAWTTKEIKMISDGTPWRPLVHALDIAKALLCVLEAPRDIVHNQVFNVGDTSNNYRVKEIAEIIADVFPDCALSFGDQGADNRSYRVSFEKINTQLPGFKCEWDARRGAEQLYKLFQQIDMTKDVFEARGFTRLKQLEYLIRTQQIDKDFFWSKP, encoded by the coding sequence ATGAAAGTACTGGTTACTGGAACAGAAGGCTATCTCGGCTCACTCTTTGCTCCTCTGCTAATGGAGAAAGGGCACGATGTTATCGGTGTTGATACAGGTTTCTATAAAGTCGGTTGGCTTTACAACGCCACCGAGCGCACGCCTAAAACCCTCAACAAAGACATTCGTCATATCACGGTTGAAGATTTAGAAGGTGTGGATGCGATCGTCCACATGGCGGAGTTGTCCAACGACCCTACCGGGCAGTTGTCTCCCACCATCACCTACGACATCAACCACAAAGGCTCTGTCCGTTTGGCAGAGTTGGCTAAAAAAGCAGGAGTGCCTCGCTTTGTCTATATGTCCTCTTGCAGCGTGTATGGTGTTGCAACGGAAGGCGATGTCACTGAGGAATCTGCTGTCAATCCTCAAACGGCTTACGCCGAGTGCAAAACGTTGGTGGAGCGCGACGTCAAGCCCATGGCAGACGACAACTTCTCGCCCACCTTTATGCGCAATGCGACTGCCTTTGGTGCCTCTCCTCGGATGCGCTTTGACATCGTGTTGAACAACCTGTCAGGTCTTGCCTGGACCACCAAAGAAATCAAGATGATCAGCGATGGTACTCCCTGGCGTCCTCTGGTTCACGCTCTGGATATTGCTAAAGCGTTGCTCTGCGTGTTAGAAGCTCCCCGTGACATTGTTCACAACCAAGTCTTTAACGTCGGCGACACCTCCAACAACTACCGCGTTAAAGAAATTGCCGAAATCATTGCTGATGTCTTTCCTGATTGTGCGTTGAGCTTTGGCGACCAAGGTGCTGACAACCGCAGCTATCGGGTTTCGTTTGAGAAGATCAACACCCAATTACCTGGCTTTAAGTGCGAGTGGGATGCCCGTCGTGGTGCTGAGCAACTCTACAAGTTGTTCCAGCAGATCGACATGACCAAAGACGTGTTTGAAGCTCGCGGTTTCACCCGCTTGAAGCAGTTGGAATACCTGATTCGCACGCAACAAATTGACAAAGACTTCTTCTGGAGCAAGCCATGA
- a CDS encoding SGNH/GDSL hydrolase family protein, which yields MSSNRRSSVDKLATANLSRDLERSDVFASMSLNSKYSLRASSISAQAVTGGDRIAPRAVLSSGAVSVAGTNSHTFRVVYSDRSGLNRRTIRTGNIQVTGPNRFSQIATLVGRVAFNRPGTRATATYRINAPGGTWDFLDNGAYRVSVLRNKVRDINRNPVRAGALGRGFQVNIPNPAPTAALGTSTLGSGDYTFRVNYSDDIAINAASIDGNDIQVTGPNGFSQFAQLVSVSPAGNGSPRTATYRVNSPTEFWTAANDGAYTISLVANQVSDNFGASVAAGSLGTFTIEAGRIPPSATLSASNVATAGATTYDFTVTYVDNEAVNVSTLGDGDVRVTGPNGFSQLATLVSVNPNSNGSPRTATYRITTPGGRWNGADSGTYTVSVEANQVSDAIGNFTAAGDIGTFAVTLEQTPATATLASAPRIALDSGSNLIAVTYADNAGVDITTLDNNDIRVTGPNGFNQLARFVRVEPVSNATSVTATYRLDAPGGSWDGAAAENGTYAIALQADQVSDVNGNAAAVTALGGFQVQMTPLRVEAETLTLSNYVTQATNFASGNSLIQLNTGSGLNATGTATTNFTGPSGIYDLVVRYLDENDGVSRIEVRVDGVLVGGWNLDKDLGSGTLAETNFAFQTISGVAINANSQIQITGQQVAPEQSLAGEGARIDYISFVPRVNGSGTTLPGALIGTTGDNTITATATTNTVDYSQLSAGIIANLATNSVLKPIYGGLATPKIMPLGDSLSLGEHAEQPNSPGAYRVQLYQRFVNDGLATGIFAPDFVGSGNQAAAPIPDKNHQITGTGTIDSNLDIVNTAAFTSFGTNVVLLMVGTVDTSNIAANNSPLETMQQDLLDLVNRITERLPNAEVLVASVPPVAGTSTQARIDQIQDYSELIPGIVGSVAAAGRNVRFVDVNGGLTQSDLLAGGVNLAASGHTKIGNLWYDALMDEDTLAGIENITGTAFSDIISGTNSDNRIEGGLGSDRLTGGTGADTFVYRSLTEGEDTITDFTTSDTIQISASGFGGGLVAGVSLANGTASATGTFVNGASPIGTGPNFLYNNGFLRYDPDGTGAQAAVTIATLTGSPALTAARISIVA from the coding sequence ATGTCGTCAAATCGTAGAAGTTCGGTAGACAAGTTGGCTACAGCCAACCTAAGCCGTGACTTAGAACGCTCTGATGTGTTTGCATCCATGAGCTTAAATTCTAAATATAGTCTTAGAGCAAGTAGTATTTCTGCCCAAGCGGTTACTGGGGGCGATCGCATCGCTCCTCGTGCTGTGTTGTCAAGCGGAGCTGTTAGCGTTGCAGGAACAAACAGCCACACTTTTCGAGTAGTGTACAGCGATCGCAGTGGTTTAAATCGTCGCACTATTCGCACTGGTAATATCCAAGTCACTGGGCCAAACAGGTTTAGCCAGATTGCAACTCTTGTAGGTCGGGTTGCTTTCAACCGTCCAGGCACCCGTGCTACTGCCACTTATCGCATCAATGCCCCCGGTGGCACCTGGGATTTTCTAGACAACGGGGCTTATCGAGTATCTGTACTACGAAATAAAGTCCGGGATATCAATCGAAACCCAGTGAGAGCAGGAGCACTTGGGCGTGGTTTTCAGGTGAATATTCCAAACCCTGCTCCAACCGCCGCTCTTGGCACTAGCACTCTCGGTTCTGGCGATTACACTTTCCGTGTTAACTATTCTGACGATATTGCTATCAATGCCGCCAGCATCGATGGAAATGATATCCAGGTTACGGGTCCTAACGGGTTTAGCCAGTTTGCTCAGTTAGTTAGCGTCAGCCCTGCTGGAAATGGTAGCCCTCGTACAGCAACCTATCGTGTTAACTCACCTACCGAGTTTTGGACAGCAGCGAATGATGGGGCTTATACGATTTCCTTAGTTGCCAATCAAGTCAGTGACAATTTTGGCGCAAGTGTTGCCGCCGGATCACTGGGTACATTCACCATTGAGGCAGGTCGAATTCCTCCGTCAGCGACCCTAAGTGCTAGCAACGTCGCGACGGCAGGGGCTACCACCTACGATTTCACGGTTACCTATGTTGATAATGAAGCGGTCAATGTTTCGACGTTAGGAGATGGAGACGTTCGGGTCACGGGTCCCAATGGATTTAGCCAGTTGGCAACTCTGGTCAGTGTCAATCCCAATAGCAATGGCAGCCCTCGTACAGCGACCTATCGCATCACGACACCAGGGGGGCGATGGAACGGTGCTGACTCTGGTACTTACACCGTTTCAGTTGAGGCAAATCAGGTTAGTGATGCGATCGGCAACTTCACTGCTGCTGGAGATATTGGTACCTTTGCCGTGACGCTGGAGCAAACTCCCGCAACTGCCACTTTAGCGTCTGCACCCCGAATCGCACTAGACAGTGGTTCAAACCTGATTGCAGTAACCTACGCCGATAATGCTGGTGTAGACATCACGACCCTGGACAACAACGACATCCGGGTTACTGGACCCAACGGGTTTAACCAACTGGCTCGATTTGTACGGGTAGAGCCTGTGAGCAACGCAACTTCCGTCACTGCAACCTATCGACTCGACGCACCGGGTGGCAGTTGGGATGGAGCCGCTGCTGAGAACGGCACCTACGCGATCGCCCTCCAGGCGGATCAGGTCAGCGATGTGAACGGCAACGCCGCTGCTGTCACAGCTCTAGGCGGATTCCAGGTGCAAATGACTCCGCTCCGCGTTGAAGCAGAAACCCTCACGCTCTCAAACTACGTTACACAGGCAACCAACTTTGCCTCTGGCAATTCGTTGATTCAGCTCAATACAGGCTCAGGACTAAATGCCACTGGAACTGCAACAACCAACTTCACAGGTCCCTCTGGTATTTACGACCTGGTGGTTCGCTACCTGGACGAGAATGACGGTGTCTCTCGCATTGAAGTGCGGGTTGACGGCGTATTGGTCGGTGGATGGAACCTGGATAAAGATCTGGGTTCAGGGACACTGGCTGAAACGAATTTCGCATTCCAGACCATCTCTGGCGTAGCCATCAATGCTAATTCCCAGATTCAAATTACGGGGCAGCAAGTTGCACCTGAGCAATCGCTAGCAGGTGAAGGTGCCCGCATTGACTACATCAGCTTTGTGCCACGAGTCAATGGCTCAGGTACAACTCTGCCAGGAGCGTTAATTGGCACAACAGGAGATAACACGATCACTGCAACGGCTACAACCAATACTGTTGATTACTCTCAACTGTCAGCCGGAATTATTGCCAACCTGGCGACCAACTCGGTTCTAAAACCGATCTACGGTGGCTTAGCGACACCTAAGATCATGCCACTCGGCGATTCGCTGAGCCTGGGTGAGCACGCTGAGCAACCTAACTCCCCAGGGGCATATCGCGTCCAACTCTATCAACGTTTTGTCAACGATGGTTTGGCGACTGGCATTTTTGCGCCTGATTTTGTCGGTTCTGGCAACCAAGCCGCCGCTCCCATTCCTGATAAAAACCATCAGATCACAGGCACAGGAACCATTGACTCCAACCTCGATATCGTTAACACGGCTGCATTTACCTCGTTTGGCACCAATGTCGTGCTGCTCATGGTAGGTACGGTTGATACGAGCAACATCGCGGCTAACAATAGCCCTCTAGAAACCATGCAGCAAGATCTGCTTGATCTGGTCAACCGCATTACTGAGCGGCTACCCAATGCAGAGGTACTGGTCGCTTCCGTGCCTCCAGTCGCAGGAACCAGCACACAGGCACGGATTGACCAGATTCAGGACTACAGCGAGTTGATTCCTGGCATCGTCGGTAGTGTTGCGGCAGCTGGCAGAAATGTACGCTTTGTGGATGTTAACGGTGGACTGACACAGAGTGACCTCCTGGCGGGCGGGGTCAACTTGGCAGCCTCCGGACACACTAAGATCGGTAACCTGTGGTACGACGCTTTGATGGATGAAGATACACTCGCTGGTATCGAAAACATCACTGGCACTGCCTTCAGCGACATCATTAGCGGCACCAACAGTGATAACCGGATTGAAGGGGGTCTGGGGAGCGATCGCCTCACAGGTGGCACAGGTGCAGACACCTTTGTCTACCGGAGTTTGACTGAAGGAGAAGACACCATCACCGACTTCACAACCTCTGACACAATTCAGATCTCAGCATCTGGTTTTGGAGGTGGTCTAGTGGCAGGTGTGAGTCTGGCAAACGGTACCGCATCGGCAACCGGAACCTTTGTTAACGGGGCTAGCCCGATTGGCACAGGACCTAACTTCCTCTATAACAATGGCTTCCTGCGTTATGACCCCGATGGTACAGGCGCACAAGCCGCAGTGACGATCGCCACTTTGACGGGTTCTCCAGCTCTTACAGCTGCTCGAATCAGTATCGTCGCTTAA
- a CDS encoding NAD(P)H-dependent oxidoreductase: MFIVDTALKARAEAGNPVRVGMIGAGFMGRGICNQIVNSVPGMELVAIFNRSIEGAKRAYTEAGVEDVREVKTVGELEEAIAQGKYAVTDDAMLICQAEGIDAIVEVTGAIEFGAQVVMEAIANKKHVVLMNAELDGTIGPILKVYADKAGVVLSACDGDQPGVQMNLYRFVKSIGVTPLLCGNIKGLQDPYRNPTTQEGFAKQWGQKAHMVTSFADGTKISFEQAIVANATGMTVAKRGMYGYDFNRHKDELIEKFNLNYTGHIDDCTKLYDVDELKELGGIVDYVVGVRPGPGVYVFGTHDDPKQQHYLNLYKLGTGPLYSFYTPYHLCHFEVPLSVARVVLFKDAVMAPIAGPKVDVITTAKIDLKAGETLDGLGYYMTYGECEKAEIVQAERLLPIGLAEGCRLKRDIPKDQALTYDDVEIPEGRLCDKLRAEQDAYFGAKVPAAV; this comes from the coding sequence ATGTTTATTGTTGATACAGCGTTAAAAGCTCGTGCTGAAGCGGGCAATCCAGTGCGGGTCGGCATGATTGGTGCTGGCTTCATGGGACGAGGCATCTGTAACCAGATTGTCAACTCGGTTCCGGGGATGGAATTGGTCGCAATCTTCAACCGCAGCATCGAAGGCGCAAAGCGTGCCTACACCGAAGCAGGTGTTGAAGATGTCCGCGAAGTCAAAACTGTTGGCGAATTGGAAGAGGCGATCGCCCAGGGCAAATATGCCGTTACTGACGACGCGATGCTGATCTGCCAGGCAGAAGGCATTGACGCGATTGTTGAGGTCACCGGAGCGATCGAGTTTGGGGCTCAGGTGGTGATGGAGGCGATCGCCAACAAGAAGCACGTTGTGCTGATGAACGCGGAACTTGACGGCACCATTGGACCTATCCTCAAGGTCTATGCAGACAAAGCTGGAGTAGTTCTCTCGGCTTGTGATGGCGACCAACCCGGTGTGCAGATGAACCTCTATCGGTTCGTTAAGAGCATCGGTGTGACACCTCTGCTTTGCGGCAACATCAAAGGTTTGCAAGATCCCTACCGCAACCCCACCACCCAAGAGGGCTTTGCCAAACAGTGGGGACAAAAAGCGCACATGGTAACGAGCTTTGCTGATGGCACCAAGATCTCCTTTGAGCAGGCGATTGTCGCCAATGCCACAGGCATGACCGTTGCCAAGCGAGGTATGTACGGCTATGACTTCAACCGTCACAAAGACGAGCTAATTGAGAAGTTTAACCTCAATTACACCGGACACATCGACGACTGCACCAAGCTGTATGACGTTGATGAACTCAAGGAATTGGGCGGAATTGTCGATTACGTGGTTGGTGTGCGCCCCGGTCCTGGTGTGTATGTTTTTGGCACTCACGACGACCCCAAACAACAGCACTACCTCAACCTCTATAAGTTGGGGACAGGTCCGCTCTATAGCTTCTACACGCCCTATCATCTCTGCCACTTTGAAGTGCCCCTCTCAGTTGCGCGAGTTGTCCTCTTCAAGGATGCGGTGATGGCTCCGATCGCCGGACCTAAAGTAGATGTGATCACAACCGCCAAGATCGACCTCAAAGCAGGCGAGACATTGGATGGTCTGGGCTACTACATGACTTACGGCGAGTGTGAAAAAGCTGAGATCGTTCAAGCGGAACGTCTGCTGCCCATCGGTCTAGCAGAAGGTTGCCGCTTAAAGCGTGATATCCCCAAAGATCAAGCACTCACCTACGATGATGTAGAAATCCCTGAAGGTCGCCTGTGTGACAAGCTACGGGCAGAGCAGGATGCCTACTTTGGGGCAAAAGTACCTGCCGCTGTTTAG